A part of Anolis sagrei isolate rAnoSag1 chromosome 3, rAnoSag1.mat, whole genome shotgun sequence genomic DNA contains:
- the SUCNR1 gene encoding succinate receptor 1 — translation MDVNDSRECPGLSKALEMHFLTTMYALEFIFGIIGNSIVFFGHIFCFKTWKSGNIYLFNLTLSDFAFLCTLPILVSSYSKGTWTYDITWCQANRFLLHANLYTSILFLSFISFDRYLLMKYPFRNHFLQKRSTATVFSIAVWVLVILELSPMFIFISVQNKECADYASSGKPVESLIYSMILTIVGFLVPLYVMWFFYMKTHTFLKSHSSQFSGGLTYEKPLTLIIMAVAVFSLLFTPYHIMRNIRIASRMEFWKLSPCAMDVINVIYIFTRPVAFLNSVINPLFYFLMGDHFREMLMKKVRHFFKKFTICCESSFETEGSHTED, via the exons ATG GATGTGAATGATTCCAGAGAATGCCCAGGACTATCTAAAGCCTTGGAAATGCATTTCCTTACTACCATGTATGCTTTGGAGTTCATATTTGGCATCATTGGTAACAGCATTGTTTTTTTTGGACACATTTTCTGCTTCAAGACCTGGAAAAGTGGAAACATCTATCTGTTCAATTTAACACTGTCAGACTttgcattcctatgcacacttccaATACTGGTGTCAAGTTACTCCAAAGGAACATGGACCTATGACATTACTTGGTGCCAAGCCAATAGGTTCCTCCTTCATGCCAATTTATACACAAgcatccttttcctttcctttatcaGCTTTGATAGATATCTGCTCATGAAGTATCCTTTCAGAAATCATTTTCTGCAGAAGAGAAGCACGGCCACAGTTTTCTCAATTGCGGTATGGGTCCTGGTCATACTGGAATTGTCGCCCATGTTCATCTTCATTTCAGTTCAGAATAAAGAGTGTGCAGATTATGCAAGCTCTGGAAAGCCTGTTGAAAGCCTAATTTACAGTATGATCTTGACAATTGTTGGTTTTTTAGTCCCTCTATATGTCATGTGGTTTTTTTATATGAAGACCCATACCTTCCTCAAAAGCCACAGTTCACAATTCTCTGGTGGCCTGACATATGAAAAACCTCTCACCTTAATCATCATGGCTGTGGCTGTCTTTTCACTGCTCTTCACTCCCTACCACATCATGCGCAATATCAGGATTGCCTCTCGGATGGAATTTTGGAAGCTCTCCCCCTGCGCAATGGACGTTATCAACGTTATTTACATTTTTACAAGGCCAGTTGCCTTTCTTAACAGTGTGATTAACcccctcttttattttttaatgggGGACCACTTCAGAGAGATGTTGATGAAAAAAGTACggcatttctttaaaaagtttaCAATTTGCTGTGAAAGTAGCTTTGAGACTGAAGGGAGCCATACAGAAGATTAA